One window of Metopolophium dirhodum isolate CAU chromosome 3, ASM1992520v1, whole genome shotgun sequence genomic DNA carries:
- the LOC132941952 gene encoding prisilkin-39-like yields the protein MASCKLMFCFAALLLIVSVFAEKDAPKTAAENERVKKAAVIPPPASVAAAYGYYGTPYGSPYNTLYGSPYGQAYGQGYGQAYGYPYGSHLQGKYDDGKYHHHAAKYDDGKYHHHAAKYDDGKYHAGKYGKATVATALYSKPYSTGHDAYNYGYNGYNGYNGYNGYTGYNGYSKGYDGYTGYNNGYNYGYSGGYPYAQYPYNLHQYYNHQHASYPYVY from the exons ATGGCATCTTGCAAGTTGATG tTTTGTTTTGCCGCACTGCTCCTCATTGTGTCGGTCTTCGCCGAAAAGGATGCACCGAAAACGGCCGCCGAAAACGAGAGGGTGAAGAAAGCTGCAGTAATCCCACCACCTGCTTCAG TTGCGGCCGCTTACGGATACTACGGCACTCCATACGGCAGCCCTTACAACACCTTATACGGCAGCCCTTACGGTCAAGCTTACGGCCAAGGTTACGGTCAAGCTTACGGTTACCCGTACGGATCGCACTTGCAGGGAAAGTACGACGATGGCAAGTACCATCATCACGCGGCTAAGTACGACGATGGCAAGTACCACCATCACGCGGCCAAGTACGACGACGGCAAGTACCACGCTGGAAAGTACGGCAAGGCGACGGTGGCCACAGCACTGTACAGCAAGCCGTATTCAACCGGACACGACGCGTACAACTACGGTTACAACGGTTACAACGGCTACAACGGCTACAACGGTTACACTGGGTATAACGGTTACAGCAAAGGTTATGACGGTTACACCGGTTACAACAACGGATACAACTACGGTTACAGTGGTGGATATCCGTACGCCCAATATCCATACAACCTGCACCAATACTACAATCACCAACACGCGTCGTACCCGTACGTCTACTAG
- the LOC132941953 gene encoding adhesive plaque matrix protein-like, whose protein sequence is MASFKYLIFVALVALSVYSAVAEEAPKAEEQVGAEAARVKKHAYIAAPALAYSSPVYPYAYSAYPSAYPYSYSYPAAYPTAYASYPSYAYAHDDGKYWPGKYEAKAYYPAYKSAYPAVYHY, encoded by the exons ataTTCGTCGCCTTGGTCGCCCTCAGCGTGTACTCTGCTGTCGCCGAAGAAGCACCAAAAGCCGAAGAACAAGTTGGCGCTGAAGCCGCCAGAGTGAAGAAACACGCTTACATCGCTGCcc CAGCTTTGGCCTACTCCTCTCCAGTCTACCCGTACGCGTACTCAGCTTACCCATCGGCTTACCCATACTCGTACTCGTACCCAGCCGCATACCCGACCGCTTACGCCTCTTACCCGAGCTACGCTTACGCTCACGATGATGGCAAGTACTGGCCAGGCAAATACGAAGCAAAGGCATACTACCCAGCTTACAAGTCTGCCTACCCCGCGGTTTACCACTACTGA
- the LOC132941954 gene encoding adhesive plaque matrix protein-like, with protein MAAFKYLIFVALVVLSVYSVVAEEQVGAEAARVKKQAFIAAPALAYSSPAYPYAYSAYPSAYPSAYPYSYSYPTAYPTAYASYPSYAYANDDGKYWPGKYEAKAYYPTYKSAYPVYHY; from the exons ATGGCCGCTTTCAAATATCTG ATATTCGTCGCCTTGGTTGTCCTCAGCGTGTACTCCGTCGTCGCCGAAGAACAAGTCGGCGCTGAAGCCGCCAGAGTAAAGAAACAAGCTTTCATCGCTGCcc CAGCTTTGGCCTACTCCTCTCCAGCCTACCCGTACGCGTATTCGGCTTACCCATCAGCTTACCCATCGGCTTACCCGTACTCGTACTCGTACCCGACCGCATACCCGACCGCTTACGCCTCTTACCCGAGCTACGCTTACGCTAACGATGACGGCAAGTACTGGCCAGGCAAATACGAGGCAAAGGCATACTACCCAACTTACAAGTCCGCCTACCCGGTTTACCACTACTGA